A stretch of Primulina tabacum isolate GXHZ01 chromosome 13, ASM2559414v2, whole genome shotgun sequence DNA encodes these proteins:
- the LOC142521957 gene encoding uncharacterized protein LOC142521957, with amino-acid sequence MTNESCWQIRTFDDKNNKCFREFSNKSINSTWLAKTFSRIIATNPKMGTNEFKQEICRTLNVNISRKVAYVAKRKALMLVQGTVEEQYRQIRRYCAELKRSDSRATVVLKLTEDEEGPRFQRLYVCFSACKQGFKDACRRVIGVVGCFLKEQHGGQLLVAVGLDPNNNIFPICYALVERETKDSWTWFLRLLDEDLGISGVQYDFTFMSHKQKGLIPALESLFLDAEHRFCVRHLHSNMKRARFKSLAVKITFWAAAKATRVEDF; translated from the coding sequence ATGACTAATGAAAGTTGTTGGCAAATAAGAACTTTTGATGACAAGAATAATAAATGTTTTCGGGAATTTAGCAACAAGAGCATCAACTCAACATGGTTGGCAAAGACTTTTTCCAGGATAATTGCCACAAATCCTAAAATGGGAACCAATGAGTTTAAACAAGAGATTTGCAGGACATTGAATGTAAACATTTCGAGGAAGGTAGCTTATGTAGCCAAGAGAAAGGCACTAATGCTGGTGCAAGGGACTGTAGAGGAGCAATATCGTCAAATAAGGAGATATTGTGCTGAACTTAAAAGATCAGATTCTCGAGCCACAGTAGTTTTGAAGTTGACAGAAGACGAAGAAGGGCCAAGGTTCCAAAGATTATACGTTTGTTTTTCAGCGTGTAAGCAAGGATTTAAGGATGCATGTCGTCGTGTCATTGGTGTTGTTGGATGCTTCTTAAAGGAACAACATGGTGGACAATTGCTAGTGGCTGTGGGGTTAGATCCGAATAACAACATATTTCCAATATGTTACGCGTTGGTTGAACGTGAAACAAAAGATAGTTGGACATGGTTTCTCCGGCTCTTAGATGAAGACCTTGGGATTAGTGGTGTTCAATATGACTTTACATTTATGTCACATAAGCAAAAAGGTTTGATTCCAGCACTTGAATCTTTATTTCTTGATGCGGAGCATAGATTTTGTGTCCGACACTTGCACAGCAATATGAAACGTGCTAGATTCAAGAGTTTAGCTGTTAAGATCACCTTTTGGGCTGCGGCAAAAGCGACAAGAGTTGAAGATTTTTGA
- the LOC142521958 gene encoding uncharacterized protein LOC142521958, which translates to MNEMKVIDENAYEWLAKKHENQWSRAYFSTSPKSDILLNNMCETFYSIILDAREKPVIDMFETLRNLLMARFQVNREKVKKWKGRICPNIKDVLTKIYMVAVRYFPMNSDEMHYQISRSDDIRDQHSVDLSIRSCSCRRYDLTGIPCKHAVCAIWCKKEDPKMMSNKRL; encoded by the coding sequence ATGAATGAGATGAAAGTTATTGATGAAAATGCATATGAATGGCTTGCTAAGAAGCATGAAAATCAATGGTCTAGAGCATATTTCAGCACCTCTCCTAAATCTGACATCTTATTGAACAACATGTGTGAAACTTTTTACAGCATTATATTAGATGCCAGGGAAAAGCCAGTGATAGATATGTTTGAAACACTGCGGAATCTTTTGATGGCCAGATTTCAAGTTAATAGAGAGAAGGTAAAAAAATGGAAGGGTCGAATTTGTCCAAACATCAAAGATGTGTTGACAAAGATCTACATGGTGGCTGTTAGGTATTTCCCAATGAACTCCGATGAGATGCATTACCAGATATCAAGATCAGATGATATACGTGATCAACATTCAGTTGACCTGTCGATTAGGTCATGCAGCTGCAGGAGATATGATTTGACTGGCATTCCTTGCAAGCACGCTGTATGCGCCATTTGGTGCAAAAAAGAGGATCCAAAAATGATGTCCAACAAGAGACTATGA
- the LOC142523406 gene encoding uncharacterized protein LOC142523406, with protein MAMNTERSSKALHNFTMPGQLRWGNQRFLQCMKVNSDGQISPHQRFNTSAADSHYNQHHHHHRRSVSVQNRRARIRGGNRRESSCHGSHKVCSTPPPPADHGIAAIREKVLFDLQTAAVKMKDAIFKEGLENGEVSYLVSPPPLAAAGAAEFPQGETHRPWSLRTRRAACKTTPSGGGAVTGSVSGSGPSPGLEPTRPSAAVDNSSRLRSGGGMAEGVEKRGREKFSVALSKSEIEEDFMTMVNHRPPRRPKKRLKIIQKQLDMLFPGLWLTEITADMYKVTEPAP; from the exons ATGGCGATGAATACGGAAAGATCATCCAAGGCTTTGCACAATTTCACGATGCCGGGACAGCTGCGGTGGGGGAATCAGCGGTTCCTCCAATGCATGAAGGTCAACTCCGATGGACAAATCTCGCCACACCAACGCTTCAACACGTCGGCTGCAGATTCTCATTACAATCAGCACCACCACCATCATCGGCGTTCGGTTTCTGTCCAAAACCGCCGCGCCAGAATAAGAGGCGGGAACAGAAGAGAATCCTCTTGCCACGGGTCCCACAAAGTGTGTTCCACGCCGCCGCCTCCCGCCGATCATGGGATTGCCGCCATCAGAGAGAAGGTCCTGTTCGATCTTCAAACTGCAGCCGTTAAGATGAAAGACGCGATTTTCAAGGAGGGTCTGGAGAATGGAGAGGTCTCTTATCTCGTTTCTCCTCCGCCGCTGGCGGCGGCGGGGGCGGCGGAATTTCCGCAAGGAGAAACCCATAGGCCGTGGAGTTTGCGAACACGGCGAGCTGCTTGTAAAACGACACCGTCGGGCGGTGGTGCTGTCACGGGGAGTGTAAGTGGAAGCGGTCCAAGCCCGGGACTTGAACCGACGAGACCGTCGGCGGCTGTGGACAACTCTTCGAGGCTGAGGAGCGGCGGAGGCATGGCGGAAGGAGTTGAGAAGAGGGGGCGGGAGAAATTCTCGGTGGCTCTTTCGAAGAGTGAGATCGAAGAGGATTTCATGACAATGGTCAATCACCGTCCGCCGCGCCGGCCGAAGAAGAGACTAAAGATTATTCAGAAACAATTGGAT ATGCTGTTTCCGGGATTGTGGTTGACGGAAATTACAGCTGATATGTACAAGGTTACTGAACCAGCTCCATAA